A genome region from Cucurbita pepo subsp. pepo cultivar mu-cu-16 chromosome LG02, ASM280686v2, whole genome shotgun sequence includes the following:
- the LOC111788821 gene encoding transcription factor MYB8-like, with translation MGRSPCCEKAHTNKGAWTKDEDQRLVDYIRLHGEGCWRTLPKAAGLLRCGKSCRLRWINYLRPDLKRGNFTDEEDQLIVKLHSLLGNKWSVIAGRLPGRTDNEIKNYWNTHIKRKLISRGIDPQTHRPLNESAAVSTRFGYLNHEYPNTNNNSSSSSSVPVAELPIMKPTIINAPSLDIDEEGSGTTTETEPAATHVKTEVNLELSIGLHPFQGETARGSPRSSAESRLRERSPYQFGSLCLCCQLGSDNGGECRRNCQNSKGWLFGVRPNALGSS, from the exons atgggGCGATCCCCTTGCTGCGAGAAAGCCCACACCAACAAGGGCGCTTGGACCAAAGATGAAGACCAACGCCTTGTCGATTACATCCGCCTCCATGGCGAGGGCTGTTGGCGCACTCTCCCCAAAGCCGCTG GATTGCTTCGATGTGGCAAGAGCTGCAGGCTTCGCTGGATCAACTACCTTCGCCCTGATCTCAAGCGTGGCAATTTCACCGACGAGGAAGATCAACTCATCGTTAAACTCCATAGCCTTCTCGGAAACAA aTGGTCTGTGATTGCGGGTCGGTTGCCGGGAAGAACGGATAATGAAATCAAAAACTATTGGAATACCCACATCAAGAGAAAGCTAATCAGCCGTGGCATTGATCCACAAACTCACCGCCCTCTTAACGAATCCGCCGCCGTCTCCACCCGTTTCGGGTACCTAAATCATGAATATCCCAACACCAACAacaattcttcttcttcctcctctgttCCCGTGGCAGAGCTTCCAATTATGAAGCCAACGATCATCAACGCGCCGTCGTTGGACATCGACGAAGAAGGCAGCGGCACCACCACAGAGACAGAGCCAGCGGCGACCCATGTGAAGACAGAGGTGAATTTGGAGCTTTCAATTGGGCTACACCCATTTCAGGGAGAGACAGCCAGAGGGTCGCCAAGGAGCTCTGCAGAGTCGAGATTGCGAGAAAGAAGCCCGTATCAGTTTGGGTCACTGTGTTTGTGTTGCCAATTGGGATCGGACAACGGCGGCGAGTGTCGCCGGAATTGCCAGAATTCCAAGGGGTGGTTGTTTGGGGTCCGGCCAAATGCTCTGGGTTCTTCATAG